One segment of Coffea arabica cultivar ET-39 chromosome 7c, Coffea Arabica ET-39 HiFi, whole genome shotgun sequence DNA contains the following:
- the LOC113698396 gene encoding beta-1,3-galactosyltransferase pvg3-like, which translates to MRKKKLILVAFPSLAVVLFIFIIFFSIRLKSPSSTATKSIIILQDTSHLESRFSLLIGILTRPDNYERRHFLRLIYGIQSSPIAKIDVKFVFCKLTKPEQRTYVALEIMRFRDIIILNCTENMNSGKTYAYFSSLPRILPRHYDYVMKADDDVFLRLVPLALSLQPLPRSDMYYGFVIPCPSMNPFVHYMSGMGFILSWDLVQWIAVSDIPANDTFGPEDKLVGKWLDMGKKATNRFSNKPAMYDYPGTNSRCSHDLIPDTIAVHRLKKWEQWFHVLSFFNVTEELA; encoded by the coding sequence ATGAGGAAGAAAAAATTGATTCTTGTTGCATTCCCTTCTCTTGCCGTAGtcctcttcatcttcatcatcttcttcagtaTCCGCTTAAAGTCCCCTTCTTCAACTGCAACAAAAAGTATCATTATACTGCAGGACACATCCCATCTAGAGTCGCGGTTCAGCCTTTTGATAGGAATTCTTACTCGTCCAGACAATTATGAACGTCGCCATTTCCTCCGCCTCATCTACGGGATTCAATCCTCTCCCATAGCCAAGATTGATGTGAAGTTCGTATTCTGCAAACTCACCAAGCCCGAACAAAGAACTTACGTTGCTCTTGAGATCATGCGCTTTCGCGACATTATCATCCTTAATTGTACCGAGAACATGAACAGTGGAAAAACTTATGCTTATTTCTCTAGCCTACCAAGAATCTTGCCACGGCATTATGACTATGTCATGAAAGCCGATGATGATGTTTTCTTGAGGCTTGTGCCGTTGGCATTGTCTCTCCAGCCATTACCAAGATCAGATATGTATTATGGATTCGTCATTCCTTGTCCAAGCATGAACCCGTTTGTGCATTACATGTCAGGAATGGGATTTATTCTGTCTTGGGACCTTGTCCAGTGGATCGCAGTTTCCGACATTCCTGCAAATGATACCTTTGGTCCTGAAGATAAGCTTGTTGGAAAATGGCTGGATATGGGGAAAAAGGCAACGAACAGGTTTTCTAATAAGCCAGCAATGTATGACTATCCAGGAACTAATAGCAGGTGCTCACATGATCTCATTCCTGACACCATTGCAGTTCACCGGCTAAAAAAGTGGGAACAATGGTTTCACGTGCTCAGTTTCTTTAATGTAACTGAAGAGCTAGCTTGA
- the LOC113698775 gene encoding protein SET DOMAIN GROUP 40-like: MAKEEGDAANLEFFLHWASELGISDSSSSTLPHKDSTFLPSCLGHSLVVSHFPDAGGRGLAAARELRKGELILRVPKAALMTSESLMVKDQVLSACKKSHPFLSSTQILTIALLNEVNKGKSSWWYPYLKQLPRSYDTLAGFGQFEIQALQVDDAIWAAEKAAGKAKLEWQEASVVMAELKLKPALQTFKAWLWASATISSRTMHVPWDEAGCLCPVGDFFNYAAPAEEPCGNKTLGSCGNGFSMQTEGLSEANAQRLTDAGFEDDVGAYCFYAKRNYREKEQVLLSYGMYTNLELLEHYGFLLDDNPNDMAFIPLEPDIYTLCSWPKELLYIDQDGKPSFALLSAMRLWATPPNKRRSVGHLAYSGKQISVENEITVMGWIAKKCQDMLQNLRTSIEQDKLLLSSIGKIEDIFLPVELEKLPSICSTELRAFLESHEPTNEEAFNNLHIPRKARRSISRWILAVQWRLSYKRKLLCCIAE, encoded by the exons ATGGCTAAAGAAGAAGGCGATGCAGCAAACCTCGAATTCTTCCTGCACTGGGCATCAGAGTTGGGAATATCAgactcttcttcttctactcTCCCTCATAAAGACTCCACCTTTCTACCTTCTTGCTTGGGTCACTCGCTAGTTGTCTCCCATTTTCCTGATGCCGGCGG AAGGGGTTTAGCAGCGGCCCGTGAACTTAGAAAAGGGGAGTTAATACTAAGAGTTCCTAAGGCAGCCTTGATGACAAGCGAGAGTTTGATGGTCAAAGATCAAGTGCTCTCTGCCTGTAAAAAATCacatccttttctttcttccactCAG ATATTAACCATTGCACTTTTGAACGAAGTCAATAAGGGGAAAAGTTCTTGGTGGTACCCTTACTTAAAGCAGTTGCCACGCAGTTATGACACGCTTGCAGGTTTTGGTCAATTTGAGATACAAGCTTTGCAA GTGGATGATGCCATCTGGGCTGCAGAAAAGGCTGCAGGAAAGGCCAAGTTGGAGTGGCAAGAAGCTAGTGTAGTTATGGCCGAACTTAAGCTCAAGCCTGCTTTACAAACCTTTAAGGCATGGCTATGGGCTTCTGCAACT ATATCATCCCGCACAATGCACGTACCATGGGATGAAGCTGGGTGCTTGTGTCCTGTCGGAGACTTCTTCAATTATGCCGCTCCTGCAGAGGAACCGTGTGGTAATAAGACTTTGGGGTCTTGTGGAAATGGTTTCAGTATGCAGACTGAAGGATTGTCTGAAGCCAATGCACAGAGATTAACAGATGCTGGATTTGAGGATGATGTTGGTGCTTATTGTTTCTATGCTAAGAGAAACTACAGAGAGAAGGAGCAG GTTCTACTAAGTTATGGAATGTACACAAATCTGGAGCTGCTTGAGCACTATGGGTTTCTTCTAGATGATAACCCAAATGACATGGCTTTTATCCCTTTGGAACCTGACATATATACATTGTGTTCATGGCCCAAAGAATTGCTATATATTGACCAAGACGGGAAGCCATCCTTTGCCCTACTCTCTGCTATGCGGTTGTGGGCAACTCCTCCAAACAAACGGCGATCTGTTGGACACCTTGCTTATTCGGGAAAGCAAATTTCAGTAGAGAATGAGATAACTGTCATGGGGTGGATAGCAAAGAAATGCCAAGATATGTTACAGAATCTGAGGACATCAATTGAACAGGATAAGTTGTTGCTGAGCAGCATTGGCAAAATTGAGGATATTTTTCTTCCAGTGGAGCTCGAGAAATTGCCATCAATATGTAGCACTGAGCTTCGTGCCTTCCTTGAAAGCCATGAACCAACTAATGAGGAAGCTTTCAACAACTTGCATATACCTCGAAAAGCAAGAAGGTCTATCTCTAGGTGGATATTAGCTGTCCAGTGGAGACTCAGCTACAAGAGAAAATTACTATGCTGCATTGCAGAATGA
- the LOC113698774 gene encoding sucrose synthase 7 yields the protein MASVPALKRSDSVVDTMPEALRQSRYHMKRCFSKYVEKGRRLLKANQLMDELEQIIDDHTERSQVLEGLLGYILCTTKEAAVIPPYVAFAIRPNPGFWEFVKVNANDLSVDGITATDYLKFKETVVDENWANDENALELDFGAMDYSIPHLTLSSSIGNGVTYVSKFLASKLNGSPCSAQPLVDYLLSLNYQGEKLMLNETINTASKLQSALIVADAALASLPKDTPYQSFELRFKEWGFERGWGDTAERVKETMRSASEVLQAPDPFNTEKFLGRLPTVFNVVLFSVHGYFGQSDVLGLPDTGGQVVYVLDQVVSLEEELLLRIKQQGLNVKPQILVVTRLIPDAKGTKCNQELEPINKTKHSHILRVPFRTENGVLPQWISRFDVYPYLERYAQDASDKIIELMEGKPDLIIGNYTDGNLVASLMASKLGVTLGTIAHALEKTKYEDSDVKWKELDPKYHFSCQFTADLIAMNTADFVITSTYQEIAGSKDRAGQYESHAAFTLPGLYRVVSGTNVFDPKYNIASPGADQSVYFPHTEKHKRLTQFRQAIEELLFSKAENDEHIGYLEDKKKPIIFSMARLDIVKNLTGLTEWYGKNKRLRNLVNLVIVGAFFDPSKSKDREEAAEIQKMHTLIEKYQLRGQIRWIAAQTDRNRNSELYRTIADTRGAFVQPALYEAFGLTVIEAMNCGLPTFATNQGGPAEIIVDGVSGFHIDPNHGDESSNKIADFFQKCKEDPEYWNRISAQGLQRIYECYTWKIYANKVLNMGCVYNFWRQLNIDQKIAKQRYIQTFYNLQFRNLAKNVAARRDETPKPETKEKPKPQPLKRRSQSRLQRLFGA from the exons ATGGCTTCTGTACCTGCTCTAAAGAGGTCTGATTCTGTAGTAGACACCATGCCTGAGGCCTTGAGGCAAAGTAGGTACCATATGAAGAGGTGCTTCTCGAAGTATGTAGAGAAAGGGAGGCGATTATTGAAGGCTAACCAATTGATGGATGAATTGGAGCAAATCATTGATGATCATACTGAAAGAAGCCAAGTGTtggaaggcttacttggatatatCTTGTGCACCACAAAG GAGGCTGCAGTTATTCCTCCATATGTTGCCTTTGCGATAAGGCCAAATCCAGGATTTTGGGAGTTCGTTAAAGTGAATGCAAATGATCTTTCGGTGGATGGCATCACCGCAACAGACTACTTGAAATTCAAAGAAACAGTGGTTGATGAAAATTG GGCAAATGATGAAAACGCCTTAGAACTTGATTTTGGAGCAATGGACTACTCTATACCTCACCTGACTCTATCTTCTTCGATTGGAAATGGAGTCACCTATGTTTCAAAGTTTTTGGCTTCCAAGCTGAATGGTAGCCCATGCAGTGCACAACCTCTTGTGGATTATTTGCTCTCCTTAAACTACCAAGGAGAA AAACTTATGTTAAACGAGACCATCAATACAGCTTCAAAGCTTCAGTCAGCATTGATAGTTGCTGATGCTGCCCTTGCTTCACTACCAAAGGATACGCCATATCAGAGCTTTGAGCTAAG GTTCAAGGAATGGGGGTTTGAGAGGGGCTGGGGCGATACTGCTGAAAGAGTTAAGGAGACAATGCGATCAGCGTCTGAGGTACTTCAGGCTCCGGATCCCTTCAATACGGAGAAATTCTTAGGCAGGCTTCCAACAGTGTTCAATGTTGTACTGTTTTCTGTCCATGGATACTTTGGCCAATCAGATGTCCTTGGCCTGCCAGACACTGGCGGACAG GTGGTCTATGTTTTGGATCAAGTGGTGTCTTTAGAAGAAGAATTGCTCCTAAGAATTAAGCAGCAAGGTCTCAATGTGAAGCCTCAAATTCTTGTG GTTACAAGGTTGATCCCTGATGCCAAGGGAACTAAGTGCAACCAGGAATTAGAACcaataaacaaaacaaagcaCTCACACATCCTCAGAGTGCCATTTAGGACAGAAAATGGAGTCCTTCCCCAGTGGATTTCTAGATTTGATGTTTATCCTTACCTTGAGAGATATGCTCAG GACGCCAGCGACAAAATCATTGAACTAATGGAAGGAAAACCAGATCTTATTATTGGCAACTATACTGATGGAAATTTGGTGGCATCACTCATGGCTAGTAAGCTTGGGGTAACACTG GGAACAATTGCACATGCCTTGGAGAAAACGAAGTATGAAGATTCCGACGTCAAATGGAAGGAATTAGACCCCAAGTATCATTTCTCATGCCAATTTACAGCTGATTTAATTGCAATGAACACGGCTGATTTTGTCATCACAAGCACATACCAAGAAATAGCAGGAAG CAAAGATAGAGCAGGCCAGTACGAGAGCCATGCTGCTTTTACACTTCCGGGGCTCTACAGGGTTGTTTCAGGCACCAATGTCTTTGATCCTAAATATAACATTGCTTCTCCTGGAGCTGACCAGTCAGTCTATTTCCCCCATACTGAGAAGCACAAGAGACTAACACAATTCCGTCAAGCCATTGAAGAACTTTTGTTTagtaaagctgaaaatgatgAGCATAT TGGATACCTAGAAGACAAAAAGAAACCTATCATTTTCTCCATGGCAAGGCTCGACATAGTCAAGAATCTAACTGGATTAACGGAGTGGTATGGAAAGAACAAGAGGCTGAGAAACTTGGTTAATCTTGTCATTGTTGGTGCATTTTTTGATCCTTCAAAATCCAAAGATAGGGAAGAAGCAGCTGAAATACAAAAGATGCACACGTTGATAGAAAAGTACCAACTGAGGGGTCAGATAAGGTGGATAGCAGCTCAGACTGACAGGAACAGGAACAGTGAGCTTTACCGCACTATTGCTGATACAAGAGGGGCTTTTGTCCAGCCTGCTTTATATGAAGCATTTGGCCTTACCGTGATTGAGGCTATGAATTGTGGACTGCCCACGTTTGCAACCAACCAAGGAGGTCCTGCTGAAATCATAGTTGATGGGGTCTCTGGTTTTCACATTGATCCCAACCATGGAGATGAGTCAAGCAACAAGATCGCTGACTTCTTTCAGAAATGCAAGGAGGATCCTGAATACTGGAACAGGATTTCAGCCCAAGGTCTACAGCGTATATACGAATG CTACACATGGAAGATCTATGCAAACAAGGTCCTGAATATGGGGTGTGTATATAACTTCTGGAGGCAGCTGAACATTGATCAGAAAATAGCAAAGCAAAGATATATCCAGACTTTCTACAATCTTCAATTCAGGAACTTG GCAAAAAATGTTGCTGCAAGAAGGGATGAAACTCCAAAGCCAGAGACAAAGGAGAAACCTAAGCCCCAGCCCTTGAAAAG GCGCTCACAATCCAGGCTGCAAAG GTTGTTTGGAGCTTGA
- the LOC113698420 gene encoding NAC domain-containing protein 54, which yields MAPVSLPPGFRFHPTDEELVAYYLKRKINGRKIELEIIPEVDLYKCEPWELPGKSLLPSKDLEWYFFSPRDRKYPNGSRTNRATKAGYWKATGKDRKVNSQARAVGMKKTLVYYRGRAPHGARTDWVMHEYRLDERECETNSGLQDAYALCRVFKKSLNIPKIGDHYGTATASDRSSSIDPYSEGRCDDLESFDYSMPSATTINNSNYPMQSASCSSNIIHGSPLNNINEGPSDCRWMQYLSDEAFGFSNPSFPNHAAMSYPPSRVDIALECARLQHRFPLSPLEVQDFPQVGFADARMPQLGYIHENPNQQDIVEEILSVAQASQDFMNEDAWGGNYAPADDFSFLPPTNQIHDSSSFKFMDKLREDCSFRSIDIGGMDEGLKSERMVENLRWVGMSDKDLEKSFLEEFKTVPIESISTFQREENQVPGETIHQNDQNEAEKTDYSLGFNNDKGSDNFLTDGDVEDFSSTSNFEVYEKIEVSHGMLISTRQTANTFYHQLMPSKTVRVHLHPMIMHDFPVAKSDSRTVPKTGHFPAKFSTFSSAISKSLRPWRKTVRTFISMIAILYAYWIFYGEYLEDKEPMDDPVMLSNKASELIEGDCASKTMNKTIKVQDYELNCEKSRASMVGKGGSISAVHNKIWTYLTLTLALCTFWMHQIVPSP from the exons GGAAATCACTATTACCAAGCAAAGATCTTGAGTGGTACTTCTTTAGTCCCAGAGACCGTAAGTATCCCAATGGATCAAGGACTAATCGGGCAACGAAAGCCGGGTACTGGAAGGCCACCGGAAAAGACAGAAAAGTAAATTCCCAGGCGAGGGCTGTGGGCATgaagaaaaccctagtttactacAGAGGGAGGGCACCCCATGGAGCTCGAACTGATTGGGTCATGCATGAATACCGCTTAGATGAACGAGAATGTGAAACCAACTCAGGCTTGCAG GATGCATATGCACTTTGTCGAGTATTCAAGAAGAGTTTAAACATTCCAAAAATTGGAGACCATTATGGAACTGCTACAGCTAGTGATCGCTCTTCTAGCATTGATCCATATTCAGAAGGAAGATGTGATGATCTAGAGAGCTTTGATTATTCAATGCCGTCCGCTACAACTATTAACAACTCTAACTATCCAATGCAATCAGCTAGTTGCTCATCCAACATCATCCATGGTTCTCCATTGAATAACATCAATGAGGGACCTAGTGATTGTAGGTGGATGCAATACTTGTCAGATGAAGCATTTGGTTTTAGCAATCCATCATTTCCAAATCATGCAGCCATGTCATATCCTCCATCAAGG GTGGATATAGCATTGGAATGTGCAAGATTGCAGCACAGGTTCCCATTGTCACCTTTGGAGGTGCAAGATTTTCCCCAAGTTGGCTTTGCCGATGCTAGGATGCCACAACTGGGTTATATTCATGAAAACCCGAATCAGCAAGATATTGTAGAGGAGATTCTATCTGTTGCACAAGCTTCTCAGGATTTCATGAACGAAGACGCCTGGGGTGGAAATTATGCTCCTGCTGATGATTTCTCGTTTCTACCTCCTACCAACCAAATACATGATTCTAGTTCCTTCAAATTTATGGACAAGTTAAGAGAAGATTGCAGTTTTAGGTCCATTGACATTGGAGGCATGGATGAGGGGTTGAAATCTGAGAGAATGGTTGAGAACCTGAGATGGGTGGGAATGTCAGACAAGGATCTTGAGAAG TCTTTCTTGGAAGAATTCAAGACAGTCCCAATAGAAAGCATATCAACCTTCCAAAGAGAAGAGAATCAGGTTCCAG GAGAAACCATCCACCAAAATGACCAGAATGAAGCAGAAAAGACTGATTATTCCCTTGGATTCAACAACGACAAGGGAAGTGACAACTTCTTAACTGATGGAGATGTGGAAGACTTCTCAAGCACTTCCAACTTTGAGGTTTATGAAAAGATAGAAGTCAGTCATGGGATGCTTATTTCGACTCGCCAAACAGCCAACACATTCTATCATCAATTGATGCCTTCAAAGACCGTTAGAGTCCATTTGCACCCCATGATCATGCATGATTTTCCAGTTGCGAAATCAGATTCCAGAACTGTACCAAAAACTGGACATTTTCCAGCCAAATTTTCGACCTTTTCGAGTGCAATATCCAAATCCCTCAGGCCATGGAGGAAAACGGTGAGGACTTTTATAAGCATGATTGCAATTCTCTATGCTTACTGGATTTTTTATGGAGAATATTTGGAAGATAAAGAGCCAATGGATGATCCTGTAATGCTGAGCAACAAAGCTTCCGAGCTAATAGAGGGTGACTGTGCAAGCAAGACCATGAACAAGACAATAAAAGTTCAAGATTATGAATTAAATTGCGAGAAATCCAGGGCTTCAATGGTGGGAAAAGGAGGCAGCATTAGTGCGGTTCACAACAAGATTTGGACTTATCTAACACTGACTTTGGCTCTCTGTACATTTTGGATGCACCAGATAGTGCCTAGCCCTTGA
- the LOC113698395 gene encoding uncharacterized protein, whose product MSSPSHSSSTCSFWSTLLHSFLLLAWFCSSAFLQVSNAASPSVNVANVSQVEDAAYFHLYYGNSFKVIKNGLDGQSYLLIQKNTRMAARTKYCTPRIRSFIIPLSNYSVDTVLFPVSFFELLGVLGNLKGITSDLVASPCVLKLHSEGQVGVVNKTEPGQLSQFAAYFISDTDQTQSCNYATFVPLVEDAPLQRAEWIKYLGVFSNLETRANQVYDMIKENYICLSRAAANKTASFKPTVAWMEFNDGVWSFTKETYKLKYVEDAGGANIDDSINKVTYNISIPDDLEEFYAILCTVDVVIDETYVPDPDAYMLSTFLQNTNLEDKSCFAFLANQSLWRFDKRIQKSSVLVQDWYDGAVSQPQLVLADLIEALSPSGNYTTTYIRNVAKGEGVINISPDMCQRESSTAMDPVVIPC is encoded by the exons ATGTCTTCACCGTCACATTCTTCTTCAACTTGTTCTTTCTGGAGTACTTTACTGCATTCCTTCTTGCTCTTGGCTTGGTTCTGTTCTTCTGCATTTCTTCAAGTTTCGAACGCTGCAAGTCCTAGTGTCAATGTCGCCAATGTCTCCCAGGTGGAGGATGCTGCATACTTTCATCTATATTATGGCAACAGTTTCAAAGTCATCAAGAACGGATTAGATGGCCAGAGTTATCTTCTCATTCAG AAAAATACAAGGATGGCAGCTAGAACAAAATATTGCACGCCCAGAATAAGATCATTCATCATCCCATTGTCAAACTATTCAGTCGATACTGTACTTTTTCCAG TTTCTTTCTTTGAG CTTCTTGGTGTACTAGGTAATTTGAAGGGTATAACATCAGACTTGGTAGCTTCACCGTGTGTACTGAAATTACATAGTGAGGGACAAGTTGGGGTGGTTAACAAGACAGAGCCAGGGCAGCTTTCTCAATTTGCAGCTTATTTCATAAGTGATACTGACCAAACACAATCCTGCAACTATGCAACATTTGTCCCACTTGTTGAAGATGCACCTCTACAg AGGGCAGAATGGATCAAGTACTTGGGAGTTTTTTCAAATCTTGAAACAAGAGCAAATCAGGTCTACGATATG ATTAAAGAGAACTACATATGTTTGAGTAGAGCAGCAGCTAATAAGACTGCATCCTTCAAACCTACAGTTGCTTGGATGGAGTTCAATGAT GGTGTCTGGTCATTCACAAAGGAGACATACAAGTTAAAG TATGTTGAGGATGCTGGAGGAGCAAATATTGATGATTCCATCAACAAAGTGACATATAACATTTCCATACCAGATGACTTGGAGGAGTTTTACGCCATTTTGTGT ACTGTCGATGTGGTGATTGATGAAACCTATGTTCCTGATCCGGATGCTTATATGCTCTCGACCTTCCTCCAAAACACAAATTTGGAAGATAAGTCTTGCTTTGCATTTCTTGCAAATCAAAGCTTGTGGAGGTTCGACAAAagaattcaaaaatcaagtgtTCTTG tgCAGGACTGGTATGATGGAGCCGTCTCTCAACCTCAATTGGTACTAGCAGATTTAATTGAAGCTTTATCTCCATCCGGGAATTACACGACAACTTATATCAGAAATGTTGCTAAG GGTGAAGGAGTTATTAACATCAGTCCTGACATGTGCCAGAGGGAAAGTTCAACTGCAATGGATCCTGTAGTTATACCTTGCTAG